From Bacteroides uniformis:
TTCACTGTACCCGAATTGACCGTCATACTGCCATAACTGGTATAAAGAGGAATCGGCATGGAAAGCAGCATGTCCTTCGTCTTCTTCACGAAATAGTCGGCAGAGAATGTCAATGCACTGTTGAAGAAACGCAAGTCAATACCCAAGTCGGTCTGTTCGGAGGTCTCCCATTTCAAATCGGCATTGGCATAGCCACTGGGCAGCATGCCCGTATATACCTTTCCATTTATGACTGCATTCTTACCCTGACTCATCATACTTGTATAGGCAAAGGAGCCAATACGTTCGTTACCATTCTGTCCCCAGCTTAGACGTATCTTGGCAAAATCCAACCAGGAAGGTCTGTTCTCCATGAACTTCTCACGAGTCAACACCCAACCCAAAGAAACCGAAGGGAATGTAGCATATTGGTGCTCGCGACTGAAGTTTGACGAACCGTCCCGTCTCACTACCGCTTCGAACAAATACTTTTCATCATAATTATAATTGATACGTCCGAATACGGATGCAATGCGGTGGTCTTCTGCCCCACCCCATACTTTGGACTGCTCTTCGGGCGCTGTGGCCGTGTCTATATATCCCTTGTCTATATCCACCACCAGCAGATTATAATCTTCCGCTTCCAAATTGGAGTAATGGTAGGAAGACATACTTGTACCGAACAGTGCACCTATATTATGACGGCCGAAAGACTTTGTATACGACAGTACATTTTCCCACTGCCAATAGGAAGACTCCCTTTTCTTATCCTCTACCTTGGAAGTGGCATTCTTACTGGTAGCATTTAGCTCGTAGACCGGAGTTACATTCTTGATGGAATTGAACACCCATTCCGCACCATAGGTAGTCTTGAACTTCAAGCCTGGCAACAAGTCGACATCAAGGTTAAAGTTCGCACCGAAATTCTGAGGCATAGTCCTCTGGTTATGACTGACCTGCATGGCTGCCAGCGGATTGGTTATTTCACGCATCTCGATGATATTGTATGCCAGGCCGTTAGGAGCAATGACATGATTTGGATAAGTTACGGCATATTGCTCCAGTATAGCAGGGTCGGTCTGATAAACCGGCTCGGTAGGAGGCAACATATTCATGGAAGTAATCAAGCCTGCTGCTTCACTATTGCCAATAGTATTACCAGTCTGGATTGACTTGGAATAGCTTGCAATTGCACCAAAACTAATCTTATTCAACCAATTTCGTGATTTCGTGTCCAGTAATACATTATTGTAATTCAAGCGTACATTGTAGCGTTCATAATCAGCATGTCCTTTAGCATAAATACCTTCTTGCTTTACATAACCGAAAGAAGCATAATAGGTAGAGTTGTCCGTACCGCCACTCAACGAAACCTTGTGGTTCATAATAGGAGCATTCTTGTTCTGCAGTTCCTTTTGCCAGTCGGTATTGACGCTGGAAACAGTCGGGAAATAAGGGTCCTTACCTGCATTGGCAGCCATTTCATTCATCAACATCTGATAATCCGCACTACCCAGCAAATCCACCTTCTTGGAAGGATTCTGAATACCGTACGTAAATTCATAGTTCAAAGTAGCCTTTCCTTTAGTACCCTTCTTCGTAGTAATCAGTACAACACCATTAGCACCACGGGCTCCGTAAATAGCGGCGGAAGCTGCGTCTTTCAACACTTCAATAGACTCAATATCAGAAGGATTCAAATGACTGATACCACTTTCAGACGGCATGCCGTCTACTATATAAAGCGGATCGGAGTTGTTGACCGTACCGGTACCCCGAATACGAATCTTTGATTCCGCACCGGGCTGACCTGAATTAGAGATAATCTGTACACCGGAAACTTTACCTTTCAAAGCATTCTGAATATTTGTAGGATTACCTTTATCCAACTCTTCACTGGTAACACGGCTCACAGCAGACGAAAGTACACTCTTCTTTTGTACACCATAGCCTACTACAACTACCTCGTCCAGCAACTCAGAAGAATCAGTAAAACGGACTTTCAGATTTGTATCTGCAGCAGTCAGTTTATACTCAATAGGCTCATAACCGATAAAGGTGAAGACCAACACATCACCCACAGAAGCTTTCAGACTGAAATTCCCATCAATATCCGTCACAGTACCCACAGCCGGATTACTTTTCATACTGACATTAGCACCCGGAACCGTTTCTCCAGAAGGATCATAAACGATACCCTGCACATTAATTTGTTGTGCGAAGAGCTGCAAAGTGCAACTGAGAATGCAAAGCAGCAAAAGGACTCTTTTTCTTTTCATGATAATAGTATTAGTTTATAAAATAGAAAGTTATTCATATTGTATTGATACAAATTCCAATACTTCGATAAGCGAAATTACGTACTAAACAAGAAATGGAAGTTGAATATTTCTCATAAGGAGTTCATTTACTAACACATCCATAAAAAACGTTTTATTTTAAACTTAAAGTGATAAAGTTTAAACCCATAAAAAAACGGATACGTTTCTGTACGTACCCGTTTTCTTCCAAATCCATTGATTATAAAAAGTATTACCTTTCTAAAGTCCAGTTAATGGCATTTCTGAACATGGTCGTAAACCCTTCCGTTTCGTACAACTTACTACTATGCCCTATCTGGAAATAAACATTGCGTGCCTTTTTGCTTTCATTGACCCAAACCACCGGATGATCGCCCATCTTGATGTCCGATGCAGGCGTGTAGCTCGATTCGTCTACATTGGCTAATACATGTACATTAGGGCGCGGACTCTTGTCATAAGTATACCACTCGTCATCGGGCACCACGAAAGAGGCCGGAACATCCTTCATTACCGGATGCTGTTTATCTTCCACAATCAGCGTACCGTCGGCCAGCGGAGCTATGTAGTTCTTGAAACGTACACCACCCATGAAATCAGAGAACCATTGCCACATGGGATAACCGTCAAACTCGCCCAGCAAAGTAGCATGATGGAAACCTATCCAGCCGCCACGGCCTTCTTCTATATACTTGACGAACGCATCTTCCGCTTCCTTCGGCCAAGTATAAGGCGGGAAATCCAATTGAATAACCAAGCTGAACTGCGACAAGTAAGCCTCCGTTATGTTCCTGGCATTGTTTATCTCGGTAATACTGAAATTCCCCTTTGCACCTTCGGCCGCCAACCACTTCAAGCCGGCATCCGTAAATCCTCCGTGCTGTCCACCACGTTCCGTCAACACCAGTACCTTCGCCTTGTGCGGCTTGCCCAATAGGTTTTCTGCTACCGTACGGCGCAAATCACCCTGCTCATTGTCTCCGCTATAATCCCAATACATGCCTCCCAGCAAATCTTTATCCAGAATATACTGACACTTGATGGCAAGTGAACGGGGATTCTCAAAACCAAATACCAACGTATCATTCTTATCGGCCAGATAAGGCACTTGAGCCACCTCATCCCACTTTTCAGTATATTGGGTATCCGTATTCCCTACCTTATTATAGTCTTGGAAGCTGGGATAACCGTCACCTCCACGACCATAGAAGGGCATACCCATCACCAGCTTGGAAGGCGGTACGCCCGCTTTCAAGTGTGCAGTAACGGCACCGTCCGAAGTAATGTCACCGCTATGTCCTGACGGATAAAGCGCCGAATGGTGCTTGGGAGCAGAAGCCATGTCATAAGCCATGATATTCACAAAATCGACGGAAGGCAAGATAGCCTTGAAGTCAATGTAACGGGCAGAAGCTACGGTGGCAAGTGTCAGTTCCTTTTCATTGCCGATGGCAGCTCTGATATCCTGCATCAGAAGTGTAAAATTCTCCGTATCGTCCGGTGACGAGGATATATTTGCCATAGAGCTGGTGGGATATTCCCAATCGATGTCAATGCCATCCAAAGCGAACTCCTTCACCACACGGTCACAGTCCGCGGCAAAAGCACGGCGATATTCATCATTGGCAGCCATCTCACTGAAACGTCCGCTTCCCCAGCCACCGATGGAAAGCAGCACTTTCAGCTCCGGCTTCTGTTTCCTCAAATCAACAATCTGTCTCAAACGTTCCTCATTATCAATCTTGACACCGTTAAAGCTCTCGTTTACATGACCGAACGCATAGTTGATATGCGTCATGTACTGCGGGTCGGGCATCACCTCACTCCACGAAGTGACATAAGCAACCACAACCTTTGAATCGCGGGAAGCCGCAACGACCTCTTCTCCCGACTTAACGCTACCGCATGAAACCAATACGCCCAAAGCGGCAGCCATCATCATTCTAATTTTTTTCATAAGTACTATCTTTAATTACAAATTATCGCAGGTCTGACGGACCCGTGAACCTATCAATGCATAATACAGCATAAACGCTTCTCCAAAAAGAACGATGAGCCATGACCATCTCCAGCATCCAAGAACATCGGCAAGCACTCCTTGCAACAAGGGCAATATGGCACCGCCTACCACTCCAATCATGAACACACCCGAAGCCACCGAAGTGTATTTTCCCAAATGGGCAACGGACAAAGTAAAGATAGCTCCCCACATGATGGAATGGAACAGACCTACTGCCGTGAGCAGCCACGGATTATTCAGAAGAATGGCCAGTAGGGCGAGTAGTCCTGCCGATACCGTAGTAACCGTCAACTGCACGCGGGGAGAAATCCTGCTCAGGCTGCTCCCCACCAGGCGGCCCACAAGCATACCACCCCAATAGAGCGTAGCCATCAGTGCCGGAGAAGCATAATCCATCTCGATGGCATACAGATTGATATTGGCCCCGATACAGACTTCCACTCCTACATAAAAGAAGATAGCCACCACGCCCAATGTCAGATGACGGAAGGACCATACACTTTTTTCCAGCTTTTCTCCCTTCTCTACCCTGGTTCCTTGGATATCGGGCAAAGACAATTTCATCAACAACAATACAATCAAAGAAATAACAGCCATCAATGCCAGGAACGGAACCATCAGCTGGTCAATCTGAATGTCCTCCATAGACAGACCGCCAAACACGACACCAGTCACGAAATAAGGAGCAAGCGTAGTTCCCACAGAATTGGCAGAACCGCCTATAGCCAAACGCTGAATGGACTGGGTACCCTTGACATGGCAAGCCGTCAGATAAGGATTTATAACCACTTGCAGAATGGTAGCCGAAGCCCCTACCACGAAAGAACCCAGTAAGAAAATCAAGAACCCTCCAGGGATAACATTATTTCCTGCATGCCAATTCGCTTCAGGAAAGTGTACTGTGAAATAGGAAGAGGCAAAGAACAAACCAAGCCCCACAATCATCACCAGCAATCCACGCATCAATGTTCCTTTATATCCGTATTTGCTAATCCACGACGAGCCTACCCCTCCACAAACCGGATAAGCAAGGAACCAGGAGAAAGTAATCAAAGTAGCAAAAGTATTTTTCAACCCGCCCACTTCCGAAAGAAAAGTTTCTTTCAGAGGACCCTGAAACTGAGTATTGGCAGTCGTAAGGAAACCTACAATAAAGAACAAGAACACCATCGTGATGAATGGCCCCATATAGTTTATTTGTTTTTCTTGTTGTGTCATAGTATTTTGATTATTAATTCAAATAATTAGTTATCAGCCGCCTGCAAGGCGACTTAGCAGTTAAGCATGCTTGCCGCCGCCTCATCCAGCAGAAATTCACAGTTGGGATGAAGCTGAAGGATGGAAGCAGGAACATCTGTTGTCACAGGCCCTTCAAGCATCCGCTTGACAATATCCGCTTTATTAGTCCCTTTGGCAACCAGTACAATCCGGCGTGCCTGCATAATGTTCTTTATTCCCAAAGTAGCCCCTCCCAACTCTTTATCGGGAGGAGTACCCGTTTCTCTACGGATGCGTTCTTCCAGTTCCACATTCATCCGGGTCACCCATGCTTCACCGCCAAAGGGAGATTCTGGCTGGTTGAATCCCAGATGTCCGTTCTCACCCAACCCTAAAATCAGCAAATCAATGCCGCCACGGTTCGCAATTTCCTGCTGGAAATCCCTGCATGACTGTTCAAAATCACCAGAAATGGTAGGCAGCATCAAAAAATTCTCTTCCTTGATGCCCAATGTATCCATCAACTCCGTTTTCAGCATCGTGTAGCATGCTCCGGCATATTCGCGCGGCACATTCGTTACCTCATCCAATCCGAAGAAAGTAACGGTATCCACCTTAAACGGATATTTAGTATAGATTTCTCCCACCAACCGATGAAGATTGCCGGTAGTACGTCCCGTCGAAAGTCCTATCACACTCTCCGGTTCATTCAACATCTGCCCGATGATGCGCCATGCAGCCGTGCAGTCAAACTCCTTTTCATTCTTTGTTATTGTTATTTTCATATTCTTAATCATTAATTCCTAATCACATATTCATCGCCACCGCGCCGGCCCCCAGAAGCCCGATAAATCCGGGATTCAGTTTCGTAATGACAACCCCGTTGCTGACAAAACGCATGGTCGTAGGATGAAGTTTCTCCAGAATCTTCTCGTGCATATACCCGTCGGCCACAATGCCTCCACCCAACACCACCGTGTCCGGGTCAATCACACGTACCAGATTCATGATAAGATTGGCAAGCGCCTCAGCTGCATTCTCCACCAGCACCGTACAGAGAGGGTCACCTTTCTGACTAAGTGCAAACACCTCACTCACAATCACCCGTTCCCCTTTTTCAGCCGGAATATGCAGGCCGGTCTCATACTGGTTGCGGAGCAGACGGGCACAATTGTCAAAACCTATGCCGGCAGCAATCGCCTCCACACAGTCCATCCGTCCACAACCGCATTTAATGCCTATGTTCACACCTACACGCACGTGTCCCACTTCGCCGGCATTGAAATGGCTGCCACGGATTTGTCTCCCATTTATCACCGTACCCACGGCAATGCCTGTACCTATATTTACGTATATGAAGTTTTTGGAAATTTGTCCGAATCCCCAGACGCGTTCGGCTCTTGTAGCGCTCTTCACATCATTGTCTATATGGCAAGGCATGCCATATATATCCGACAGTTCCTTTGCCAACTCAATCCTCTGTGTCCTGCTCGGGTCAATCTGCAGCCAGACACCTTCGTTGGGATCTACACGCCCTATCAGCCCAACACCCATCGCTACCGGTTTCTGGTCATACCAGCCCACGGTACGGATATAATCATCGAGCGACGACTTGATGATTTCCAGCGCAGCCTGCTGATTAAAGTAACCGGAGTCATATTTCTTATACCTCAAAATGTTGCCACGGCTATCCATTTCGCCAATCAGCAACTTCGTGCCTCCTAAATCAAGACCTAAATACGTTTCCATTTTTTATATGCGTTTTTTAATATTGTTTACTGTCCACAATATTACGCACTATCAGGGAGACAAGGGTTTATTCTCTGACAAAAAAGGTTTAATACTTGTCAGCGGTGGTTCAAAAGCAGTCTTCATGGCTCTAAATTTTGCTGGGACTGGTGCCAAACTGCTTTTTGAAGCATGTACTAAAATATTTCGGGTCAGAAAATCCGACCATATTCGCCACTTCCCCTATCGAATATTTCCGGGAAACCAGCAGCTCTTTTGCCTTGTTCAAACGGACAATGCGGATGAAGTCATTCGGTCCCTGCCCGGTCAGCGTCTTTATTTTATTGTAGACAGAAGTGCGGCTCATGCCCAGCATCCGGCAGAAGTCATTGATGGAGAATTCCGAATCGGACAACTCCTCCTCAATCACTTTCATAACCTTGTCCAGAAACTCCTTGTCCAACTGGCTGGTATAGTCTGTCTCTTCGGGCTGCGCATCCATCGCCAACACGGTTTCGCGCAAATGCTGCCTATTCTGAAGAATATTCCTGATACGTACTTTCAGCACAGACAAGTCAAAAGGCTTGATGATGTAGTCATTGGCACCGGCTTCCAGTCCGAAGATGATATTTTCCCTCTCACTCAGTGCGGTCAGTAATATAATAGGTATATGGCTTGTATCTACCGATGATTTCAGAATCCGGCACAATTCATCACCTTCCAGTACCGGCATCACAATGTCCGAGATAATGATATCAGGATTGATTTCCCTTGCCGTCTCCAATGCCTTTCCGCCGTCGGGCACGGCAACTACCTTATATTCGGAAGACAAGCTGTCCACCAGATACTCCCTCATATCCGCATCGTCCTCTGCCAGAAGAAGGACATTCTTCCCGGCACGTTCCGTTTCTTCATGCACAGCCCCGGTAGCGGCCTGAGCTTCTTCCCGGCCGTCAGCCTTCGCTTCCACCGCCACGCTCGCCTTTATCCTCTGCGGGAAAGTTACCGTAAACGTAGTTCCCTGTCCTTCCACGCTACTGAAAGAGATGGTGCCGTGATGCTGTTTCACAATGCGGCGCGTAATCATCAGACCGATGCCCGAACCGGTTTCCTCAAAGTTCATGGCATTCTGGGCTCTATAATATTCGTGGAAGATATTGCCCTGCTCCTCTTTCGGAATGCCGATGCCCGTATCCTTCACTTCAATAGTCCATTTCTTTCTTGCAGTCTTCACCAGTATATGGATGACTCCCTTCTCTGTATACTTCAAGGCATTGGAGAGCAGATTGTCTATGATATGATCCATCTTCTCCCGGTCAATCCAAACCTTGGGCATATCCGGCTCCACCTCCAACTCTATCCCGACGCTCTTCTGCATGGCAGCTAAGTGAAACTCCGCCATTTTTTCCTCCAGATAAGCCTTAATGTCGTATGGAGAAACCTTCAGACACTCCTCGGCATGCAGTTCCGTTTTCTGCAACTCAAGCAGTTGAGTAATCATTCCCATCAGTTTTTCCACATTCTTCATAGCCACCGCAACGGTTTTCTTACCCTGCTCCGGAAGTCCCTCCTGCGCTTCGAGCTCGCTCAGCGGAGCCTTTATTAAAGTAACCGGTGTACGGATATCATGGGCTATACTGATAAAGGAACGTATCTTGTCCCTTATACGCCCCTCGTTCACCTTATGCCTCCTATACTGCACAAACATGTAGACAAAGACAGACAACAAAATGAAATAGATGAACAGCGCCCACCACGAAACCCAGTAAGGGTTATGAATGACAATATCCAGACTTCTTTCTCCCACCTGCTGCCCGGTGTATTTATCAAATGCCCGCAAGCGGAATACATACTTACCGGACGAGAGATTCATATAGCTCACGTTCCGCACTGAATTGGAGTGTTCCCACTCTTCATTGTGATTTTCGAGCCTATACTCATACCTGATACGATGCGGGACTGCAAAGTTGATGGCAGAGAAGGAAATAGAGAAGGAGTTTTGATTATACTTCAAATCTATTTTCCGGGTATCATTGATATTCGTTTGCAAAAGAGAGCCTTTCATTCCCGCTTTGACCGATTCATAAAGCAGTTTAAAGTCTGTCAGAATCAGCTCAACGGGTGCATGAGTCCCCAAGTCCAAAGACGGGAGAAAGGAAAGAACCCCTTCTGCGGTGCCGAAAGCAAGACATCCATTCTTCAACTTAAGGGCAGCATTCGGATTGTAATATCCCCAGCTGACATCCAAAAAATCATTGGCACTGATGATAATATCCCGGGAGCAGTCCAAGCAATACAATTCCTTCTCCGTACTGAACCAGATACGCCCTTCGTTATCCTCCAGCAGGCTGTTGATGGAATTGGAAACCAGATTGTCATCTACGGTATAGGCATGCGCCTCTTTCCCATCCGGCCCAACACGTATAAGGCCTTCCCCGTCTGTAGCCAGCCAGGTATCGCCGGATGAGGACTGCATCAGGCAACGGACAGGATAATGCAGAGAGATGTCTCCAAACGTCTGATGCCACTGCATGTCTCCCGACTTCTTATCAAAGACGGCCAACCCGCTGCAACCGGCAATCAGTAATGAGCCCCCCTTACCCGGCTTTATGTCACCTATGCAATCAATCGGGTAATATGTATAAGTATCCGTCCGTATATCGTAACGGGTAAACTCTCCTTCAATACCACCGAACCAGACATAATCCCCTTCCGCATAAATGGCATAAACATAGTCGGTGGCCATTCCCTTCTCCGGATGTGCATTTCTTTTCTCTTTCTTCTGTACCCGTCCGGTCTGTTTATGAATACAATAGACACCGATACCATAGCCACCTACCCAGATGTTTCCCCCGGAGTCTTCGGCAAGTGCCAATACCACTTTGCCACTATATTCCGTACCGTCCAGATAGTGGGTCCATTTGCGTGACCGAGGTTGATAGAGGCTGACGCCGTTGTTTGTACCATACCAATAATCTCCCTCCGAGTCCTGAAACATCACATTTACATGGTCCGACTTCAGGGAATTATCATTATTGCGTTCGTGCCTGATTCTATAGACATCCGGCATCTCCGGATCCAGATAGCTGATGCCATTCGTAGAAGTGCCAATCCATACAACTCCGGATTCATCCACACAAATATCGGATACCGTATTACCACTCAAGCTTTTGTCATCATCCCCGTTATTCATATAATGGTTCAAAAGTTCTCCGGTAGCGACATCCATGCAAAAAACACCTGCACCGTCGGCTCCCACCAGCAGCAAATTATCCTTTGTCCTTGCAAACGAACGGATAGGTACATGAGGAATCCGGTCATTCAAGGAATGTATTTGCCCTTCGGGACCGTCAAGCACAAATACGCCGTTTGAAAAGGTACCGATGAACAGCTTCGCTCCGAAGACATAGAGCGATTCCACATGCATCTCTGTATGCAGGTCAACCGGCCTCGTCTCAAAAGACGAAGAACCTGCCGCTCCTGCCTTCGTCAGCCGGAAGACACCCTTGTCGGTGCCTGCAAAAAACACTTCATCTTCCATTTGGACCATGCAACGGACAGATTGCCCCTTCAATCCGGCAAAAGACAGTCCTGCACTTTCTTCCCAAGAATAAAGCCCCTTCGACATACACAACCACAAACGGTTTTCGTCATCAAACAGCATATTATACAATACCGGAGAAGGCAGGTAATCGGCCAAGTCCACACGCAATTGGAAAGAGTCCGTCAGTTTGTTGTATGCATAGATTTTTCCATTCTTCAATGCAACCCAGACAATACCCTCCTTATCACACATCATGGTAGTGGAAGACTGGATATTGTCCCTGGAATCAACCATTCCGTCCAGCTTGTAATGCTTGATTTCATTCCCGTCATAACGATCTATCCCGACATGAGTATACACCCAGACAAATCCGGCTGAATCCTTGTTTATCTGGAATACTTGCCGACTGCCCAATCCCTCCTTGATACCCAAGGTGCGGAATGAACCGGCAAACAAGTCAGCGGACAAAAAAACGAACACCCATAACAGCAAAAATGTACATGCAACGGATTTATATGGAAACGGATATGGAGCAGACATAGGTCATATATTGTTTTTCGGATGCAATATTACGCATAAATATAAAAAAAACGGTCGAAAAACTATCCGAATAGGTTCGATTTCTATTACTTTTGCCTTCCGAAACCAACAAATCATGAGAAGCCATGCTCAGTAAGTTCAAATTAAACCAGCTCTATTTCAAGGACACACAGTTTGCCAACCTCATGACACGGCGCATTTTCAACGTCCTTCTGATAGCCAATCCTTACGATGCTTTCATGCTGGAAGATGACGGCCGCATCGACGAAAAGATATTCAATGAATACACTTCGCTCTCCTTGCGCTACCCTCCCCGTTTCACGCAGGTTTCCACTTGCGAGGAGGCGCTGACACAGCTGTCCTCCATCTCTTTCGACCTCATCATCTGCATGCCGGGCACGGGAGACAACGACAGCTTCGACGTGGCACGATACATCAAAAACCTGTATGAA
This genomic window contains:
- a CDS encoding ROK family protein, giving the protein METYLGLDLGGTKLLIGEMDSRGNILRYKKYDSGYFNQQAALEIIKSSLDDYIRTVGWYDQKPVAMGVGLIGRVDPNEGVWLQIDPSRTQRIELAKELSDIYGMPCHIDNDVKSATRAERVWGFGQISKNFIYVNIGTGIAVGTVINGRQIRGSHFNAGEVGHVRVGVNIGIKCGCGRMDCVEAIAAGIGFDNCARLLRNQYETGLHIPAEKGERVIVSEVFALSQKGDPLCTVLVENAAEALANLIMNLVRVIDPDTVVLGGGIVADGYMHEKILEKLHPTTMRFVSNGVVITKLNPGFIGLLGAGAVAMNM
- a CDS encoding glycosyl hydrolase family 18 protein — its product is MKKIRMMMAAALGVLVSCGSVKSGEEVVAASRDSKVVVAYVTSWSEVMPDPQYMTHINYAFGHVNESFNGVKIDNEERLRQIVDLRKQKPELKVLLSIGGWGSGRFSEMAANDEYRRAFAADCDRVVKEFALDGIDIDWEYPTSSMANISSSPDDTENFTLLMQDIRAAIGNEKELTLATVASARYIDFKAILPSVDFVNIMAYDMASAPKHHSALYPSGHSGDITSDGAVTAHLKAGVPPSKLVMGMPFYGRGGDGYPSFQDYNKVGNTDTQYTEKWDEVAQVPYLADKNDTLVFGFENPRSLAIKCQYILDKDLLGGMYWDYSGDNEQGDLRRTVAENLLGKPHKAKVLVLTERGGQHGGFTDAGLKWLAAEGAKGNFSITEINNARNITEAYLSQFSLVIQLDFPPYTWPKEAEDAFVKYIEEGRGGWIGFHHATLLGEFDGYPMWQWFSDFMGGVRFKNYIAPLADGTLIVEDKQHPVMKDVPASFVVPDDEWYTYDKSPRPNVHVLANVDESSYTPASDIKMGDHPVVWVNESKKARNVYFQIGHSSKLYETEGFTTMFRNAINWTLER
- a CDS encoding MFS transporter is translated as MTQQEKQINYMGPFITMVFLFFIVGFLTTANTQFQGPLKETFLSEVGGLKNTFATLITFSWFLAYPVCGGVGSSWISKYGYKGTLMRGLLVMIVGLGLFFASSYFTVHFPEANWHAGNNVIPGGFLIFLLGSFVVGASATILQVVINPYLTACHVKGTQSIQRLAIGGSANSVGTTLAPYFVTGVVFGGLSMEDIQIDQLMVPFLALMAVISLIVLLLMKLSLPDIQGTRVEKGEKLEKSVWSFRHLTLGVVAIFFYVGVEVCIGANINLYAIEMDYASPALMATLYWGGMLVGRLVGSSLSRISPRVQLTVTTVSAGLLALLAILLNNPWLLTAVGLFHSIMWGAIFTLSVAHLGKYTSVASGVFMIGVVGGAILPLLQGVLADVLGCWRWSWLIVLFGEAFMLYYALIGSRVRQTCDNL
- a CDS encoding hybrid sensor histidine kinase/response regulator transcription factor, whose product is MSAPYPFPYKSVACTFLLLWVFVFLSADLFAGSFRTLGIKEGLGSRQVFQINKDSAGFVWVYTHVGIDRYDGNEIKHYKLDGMVDSRDNIQSSTTMMCDKEGIVWVALKNGKIYAYNKLTDSFQLRVDLADYLPSPVLYNMLFDDENRLWLCMSKGLYSWEESAGLSFAGLKGQSVRCMVQMEDEVFFAGTDKGVFRLTKAGAAGSSSFETRPVDLHTEMHVESLYVFGAKLFIGTFSNGVFVLDGPEGQIHSLNDRIPHVPIRSFARTKDNLLLVGADGAGVFCMDVATGELLNHYMNNGDDDKSLSGNTVSDICVDESGVVWIGTSTNGISYLDPEMPDVYRIRHERNNDNSLKSDHVNVMFQDSEGDYWYGTNNGVSLYQPRSRKWTHYLDGTEYSGKVVLALAEDSGGNIWVGGYGIGVYCIHKQTGRVQKKEKRNAHPEKGMATDYVYAIYAEGDYVWFGGIEGEFTRYDIRTDTYTYYPIDCIGDIKPGKGGSLLIAGCSGLAVFDKKSGDMQWHQTFGDISLHYPVRCLMQSSSGDTWLATDGEGLIRVGPDGKEAHAYTVDDNLVSNSINSLLEDNEGRIWFSTEKELYCLDCSRDIIISANDFLDVSWGYYNPNAALKLKNGCLAFGTAEGVLSFLPSLDLGTHAPVELILTDFKLLYESVKAGMKGSLLQTNINDTRKIDLKYNQNSFSISFSAINFAVPHRIRYEYRLENHNEEWEHSNSVRNVSYMNLSSGKYVFRLRAFDKYTGQQVGERSLDIVIHNPYWVSWWALFIYFILLSVFVYMFVQYRRHKVNEGRIRDKIRSFISIAHDIRTPVTLIKAPLSELEAQEGLPEQGKKTVAVAMKNVEKLMGMITQLLELQKTELHAEECLKVSPYDIKAYLEEKMAEFHLAAMQKSVGIELEVEPDMPKVWIDREKMDHIIDNLLSNALKYTEKGVIHILVKTARKKWTIEVKDTGIGIPKEEQGNIFHEYYRAQNAMNFEETGSGIGLMITRRIVKQHHGTISFSSVEGQGTTFTVTFPQRIKASVAVEAKADGREEAQAATGAVHEETERAGKNVLLLAEDDADMREYLVDSLSSEYKVVAVPDGGKALETAREINPDIIISDIVMPVLEGDELCRILKSSVDTSHIPIILLTALSERENIIFGLEAGANDYIIKPFDLSVLKVRIRNILQNRQHLRETVLAMDAQPEETDYTSQLDKEFLDKVMKVIEEELSDSEFSINDFCRMLGMSRTSVYNKIKTLTGQGPNDFIRIVRLNKAKELLVSRKYSIGEVANMVGFSDPKYFSTCFKKQFGTSPSKI
- a CDS encoding SusC/RagA family TonB-linked outer membrane protein, whose amino-acid sequence is MKRKRVLLLLCILSCTLQLFAQQINVQGIVYDPSGETVPGANVSMKSNPAVGTVTDIDGNFSLKASVGDVLVFTFIGYEPIEYKLTAADTNLKVRFTDSSELLDEVVVVGYGVQKKSVLSSAVSRVTSEELDKGNPTNIQNALKGKVSGVQIISNSGQPGAESKIRIRGTGTVNNSDPLYIVDGMPSESGISHLNPSDIESIEVLKDAASAAIYGARGANGVVLITTKKGTKGKATLNYEFTYGIQNPSKKVDLLGSADYQMLMNEMAANAGKDPYFPTVSSVNTDWQKELQNKNAPIMNHKVSLSGGTDNSTYYASFGYVKQEGIYAKGHADYERYNVRLNYNNVLLDTKSRNWLNKISFGAIASYSKSIQTGNTIGNSEAAGLITSMNMLPPTEPVYQTDPAILEQYAVTYPNHVIAPNGLAYNIIEMREITNPLAAMQVSHNQRTMPQNFGANFNLDVDLLPGLKFKTTYGAEWVFNSIKNVTPVYELNATSKNATSKVEDKKRESSYWQWENVLSYTKSFGRHNIGALFGTSMSSYHYSNLEAEDYNLLVVDIDKGYIDTATAPEEQSKVWGGAEDHRIASVFGRINYNYDEKYLFEAVVRRDGSSNFSREHQYATFPSVSLGWVLTREKFMENRPSWLDFAKIRLSWGQNGNERIGSFAYTSMMSQGKNAVINGKVYTGMLPSGYANADLKWETSEQTDLGIDLRFFNSALTFSADYFVKKTKDMLLSMPIPLYTSYGSMTVNSGTVKNEGIEFEASYRFKVGEVNLGINGNASYVKNTVTDQGPDRVGLNNIGGGMGGQVSWRENGRPYGFFYGYLHDGIFQNQQEIDSYTYVDSNGKTQLIQPNAKPGDIRFKDLDGENGLNGDDRTMIGKPNPDWTYGFTLSADWKGVDFSAFFQGSIGNDIYKLYRRSNVTFGNYDKSWLNRWHGEGTSNWVPRVIDGDNNNYQVSNFFVEDGSYMRLKVLQIGYSLPGQMLQRVGVKGLRFFVQGENLFTITNYSGYDPEVGTRDGFDGGTYPQARTYTIGANITF
- a CDS encoding 6-phosphogluconolactonase; the protein is MKITITKNEKEFDCTAAWRIIGQMLNEPESVIGLSTGRTTGNLHRLVGEIYTKYPFKVDTVTFFGLDEVTNVPREYAGACYTMLKTELMDTLGIKEENFLMLPTISGDFEQSCRDFQQEIANRGGIDLLILGLGENGHLGFNQPESPFGGEAWVTRMNVELEERIRRETGTPPDKELGGATLGIKNIMQARRIVLVAKGTNKADIVKRMLEGPVTTDVPASILQLHPNCEFLLDEAAASMLNC